A genomic region of Gloeocapsopsis dulcis contains the following coding sequences:
- a CDS encoding CPBP family intramembrane glutamic endopeptidase: MAIMKQFGILFVLGSVGIVMYTIASIPLVEQQLAKLSPEILEKVPPLWILMLLQGLQYSILLAISILIGSGCAYRVGLSSHLIDRWVFHIAKSPSFAVEMKWSLGVGAAAAIVILLLDQLMQPVLPEALRATNNTEPSWLNLLTAMFYGGITEEILMRWGFMSLLVWIAWKGLKQGVTLPSQGIYQGAIFLAALVFGLLHLPATAAIVSLTPVVIIRALLLNGIVGIAFGWLFWQYSLEAAMLAHISFHVFASVLSGSLARLA; encoded by the coding sequence ATGGCAATTATGAAACAATTCGGAATTTTATTTGTATTGGGCAGTGTGGGAATTGTGATGTACACGATCGCGTCTATTCCTTTAGTCGAGCAACAGTTAGCAAAACTGTCTCCAGAAATACTGGAAAAAGTGCCTCCACTGTGGATTTTAATGCTTCTGCAAGGACTACAGTATTCAATTCTACTGGCAATCAGCATTCTGATCGGAAGTGGTTGTGCCTATCGTGTTGGATTAAGCTCCCATTTGATCGATCGTTGGGTGTTTCACATCGCTAAGTCTCCATCTTTTGCCGTTGAGATGAAGTGGAGCTTGGGTGTGGGTGCAGCGGCGGCGATCGTTATCTTGTTGCTCGATCAATTGATGCAACCTGTCCTACCTGAAGCGCTACGGGCAACCAATAATACAGAGCCAAGTTGGTTGAATTTGCTCACAGCAATGTTCTATGGCGGCATCACTGAGGAAATTTTGATGCGCTGGGGTTTTATGTCGCTGCTTGTTTGGATCGCGTGGAAAGGGCTAAAACAAGGCGTTACGTTGCCAAGTCAAGGGATTTACCAGGGTGCGATCTTTCTAGCTGCGTTGGTATTTGGACTACTACACCTACCAGCGACTGCCGCGATCGTTTCCCTCACTCCAGTTGTGATTATTCGGGCGTTGTTACTGAATGGGATTGTGGGGATTGCGTTTGGCTGGCTCTTTTGGCAATATTCGCTAGAGGCTGCAATGTTAGCCCATATCAGCTTTCATGTTTTTGCCTCTGTTCTTAGCGGTTCACTGGCAAGGTTGGCTTAA
- a CDS encoding type II CAAX prenyl endopeptidase Rce1 family protein: protein MVFPAAVVAGLATAEIFRSSGSVWTAVVVHAVFNLPTIPVMVAAGMS, encoded by the coding sequence ATCGTCTTTCCCGCAGCCGTAGTCGCTGGTCTCGCCACTGCCGAGATCTTCCGCAGTAGCGGATCGGTCTGGACTGCTGTTGTCGTTCACGCCGTTTTCAACTTGCCTACAATTCCGGTGATGGTAGCCGCTGGCATGAGCTAG
- a CDS encoding SDR family NAD(P)-dependent oxidoreductase, whose protein sequence is MILQDKVVLVTGGTSGIGRATAIAYAQQQAKVVVVGRRMDEGEETVRLIKEAGGEAIFVQADVTKEADVEAMVDKAVGVFGRLDIAFNNAGTVAENPSLIEQTEAEYDRMMNVNVKGVWLSMKHEIAQMLKQGSGSFASGGTMCIVNTTSGVGVVASPSQLLYTASKHRVALARQLYQRHRTRYARRYRCGTEKKYDRMGAVVYGTAYQSRTGRHPKSSLTTNQL, encoded by the coding sequence ATGATACTTCAAGATAAAGTGGTGCTTGTCACCGGCGGAACTTCAGGAATTGGTCGTGCAACTGCGATCGCTTATGCCCAACAACAAGCAAAGGTGGTGGTGGTGGGTCGTCGAATGGATGAAGGTGAAGAAACTGTTCGATTGATCAAGGAAGCCGGCGGAGAGGCGATTTTTGTGCAAGCAGATGTCACGAAAGAAGCCGATGTTGAAGCAATGGTTGATAAGGCAGTTGGCGTTTTTGGTCGGTTAGATATTGCCTTTAATAATGCAGGAACTGTCGCCGAAAACCCCTCATTGATTGAGCAAACAGAAGCTGAATACGATCGCATGATGAACGTCAATGTCAAAGGCGTCTGGTTGTCGATGAAACATGAAATCGCTCAGATGTTGAAACAGGGAAGTGGTTCGTTCGCCTCTGGCGGCACTATGTGCATCGTCAATACGACATCTGGGGTTGGAGTCGTTGCATCTCCTAGCCAACTCCTCTACACCGCGAGTAAACATAGAGTGGCACTGGCAAGGCAACTATACCAACGGCACAGAACTCGATATGCGAGGCGTTATCGTTGTGGGACTGAGAAAAAATATGATCGCATGGGCGCGGTTGTATATGGAACAGCTTACCAAAGTCGTACAGGCAGACATCCTAAAAGCAGCCTAACTACCAATCAGCTTTAA
- a CDS encoding SDR family oxidoreductase → MSTVENKVIAITGASSGIGEATARLLAHQGLRVMLGARRTDRLEAIAAEIRSKGGEAEYCTLDVTNLEDMQAFVEFAQDKFGRLDVVVNNAGLMPLSRLEVLKIDEWNRMIDVNIRGVLHGIAAALPLFKQQRSGQFVNLSSIGGHNVYPTAAVYCATKFAVWAISEGLRQESTDIRVTVISPGVTETELASTITDAEAAEWVEGFRETVIPADAIARAIAFAIEQPAEVDVNEIVVRPVGQMS, encoded by the coding sequence ATGTCAACTGTTGAGAACAAAGTTATTGCGATTACTGGAGCGAGTAGCGGTATTGGTGAAGCAACTGCTAGATTGCTGGCTCATCAGGGTCTAAGGGTTATGTTAGGGGCGCGACGCACCGATCGACTGGAAGCAATCGCTGCCGAAATTCGCTCTAAAGGTGGCGAAGCAGAATACTGTACCCTTGATGTCACCAACCTCGAAGACATGCAAGCCTTTGTCGAGTTTGCCCAAGATAAGTTTGGTCGCCTTGATGTTGTGGTGAACAATGCAGGCTTGATGCCACTCTCCAGGCTAGAGGTACTAAAGATCGATGAATGGAACCGCATGATTGATGTGAACATTCGCGGTGTGCTTCACGGGATTGCTGCTGCGCTACCTCTCTTTAAGCAGCAACGATCAGGGCAGTTTGTCAATCTATCCTCGATCGGCGGACACAACGTTTATCCAACCGCAGCCGTGTACTGCGCCACTAAGTTTGCAGTTTGGGCGATTTCCGAGGGGCTGCGGCAAGAATCAACAGACATCCGGGTTACGGTGATTTCGCCTGGAGTGACGGAAACTGAACTTGCCAGCACGATCACGGATGCTGAAGCAGCGGAATGGGTGGAGGGATTTCGTGAGACAGTGATTCCAGCAGATGCGATCGCGCGTGCAATTGCCTTTGCGATCGAGCAACCCGCAGAGGTGGATGTGAATGAAATCGTTGTTCGACCGGTTGGACAAATGAGCTAA
- a CDS encoding SDR family oxidoreductase, which produces MILQDKVALVTGSTSGIGRATAIAFGVAGATVVFSGRRDAEGEKTAKLIRETGAECLYVHSDASNEKDIKALVLHTVETYGRLDYAFNNAGVESPGKPLHEQSIEEFDNLMAVNVRGLFLCMKYEIQQMLTQGSGAIVNNSSIVGLIGLSGASPYVASKHAVMGLTQSAALDYAKQGIRINAVNPGSIATEGFDRTLMKMGITADNLTAMVPMGRIAQAEEVAQAVVYLCSDAASYITGQPLAIDGGVTVS; this is translated from the coding sequence ATGATACTTCAAGATAAAGTGGCGTTAGTCACTGGTAGCACATCGGGAATTGGCAGAGCAACCGCGATCGCATTCGGTGTTGCGGGTGCAACAGTGGTGTTCTCAGGTAGACGTGATGCTGAAGGTGAAAAAACTGCCAAGCTAATTCGTGAAACAGGTGCTGAATGTTTATATGTTCATTCAGATGCCTCGAATGAGAAAGATATCAAAGCGTTAGTGCTTCATACAGTTGAAACCTATGGACGACTCGACTATGCCTTCAATAATGCAGGCGTTGAATCACCCGGAAAACCGCTACACGAGCAATCGATCGAAGAGTTTGACAACCTCATGGCGGTTAACGTGCGAGGACTGTTTTTGTGCATGAAATATGAGATTCAACAAATGTTGACTCAAGGATCGGGCGCGATTGTTAATAACTCCTCAATTGTAGGGTTGATTGGTCTTTCAGGGGCATCTCCTTACGTTGCGAGTAAACATGCAGTCATGGGGTTAACACAATCGGCAGCACTTGACTATGCCAAGCAGGGCATTCGGATTAATGCGGTGAATCCTGGCAGCATTGCGACTGAGGGTTTCGATCGTACCTTGATGAAAATGGGCATCACGGCTGACAATCTGACAGCGATGGTACCGATGGGTCGCATTGCTCAAGCAGAAGAAGTCGCTCAAGCGGTTGTGTATCTCTGCTCTGATGCTGCTAGCTATATCACTGGGCAACCCTTAGCGATCGATGGCGGAGTCACAGTGAGTTGA